ATGGTTTGAGTTTAAGGAAAACTGGTTTGATCAGACTCAGCTTGGACAGTATATTTCTGCTCTCTCAAACAGTGCAGCAATTGAAGGTCGTAAGAATGCTTATTTTGTCTGGGGAATTCATAATGATACACATGATGTAACAGGCACAACTTTTAACTGCAACATGGATATTAAAAATGAGCCTTTAAAACATTTTCTTGCACGACAGATTTATCCGGATTTAAATTTCAATTTTGAAGAAACTAATTATGAGGGTAAAAAAGTAGTTGTTCTTACTATTCCGGCTGCAAGGACAGTTCCTACAAGTTTTGATAACGAACGCTTTATACGAATTGGCTCAAGTAAGGAAAGTCTCAGAAAGTATCCGGAAAAAGAGTCTTATCTGTTTGATGTCCTTCGGCACGGATTTCCAACAATTGAGAATACACCCTCAAAATATCAGGATCTAACATTTGAAAAACTGTTTATTTATTATGGTGCTAAAGGTCTGAAACTTAATCCTGATAATTTCAAAAAGAACCTTAATCTTCTTACAGAAGATGGACAATATAACATTCTTGCACAGTTGCTTTCTGATAATTCTCAGATTCCGTTAAGAGTTGCCATTTTCTCAGGAAAGACAAAAGCTGATAAAATGTATTCTATCCGCGAATTTGGTTACCAGTGTATTTTGTATACGCTTGATGAAGTTCTTCGTTATGGAGATGTCTTGAATATTCTTCAGGCAGATGAAAAGGATAGAGTTGTTGAGCGAAAGGACGTTCCTTTGTTTGAAAATGATGCTTTCAGGGAAGCTGTTATAAATGCGTTTGTACATAACAAATGGGTAACAGAAAATGAACCGATGATTACCGTTTTCTCAGATAGAATTGAAATTCTTTCTCGGGGAATACTACCACCAGAACAGACGCTTGAAGGTTTTTTTAGAGGTGAATCTGTCCCTGTAAATAAGAAGCTTTCAGAAATATTCTTACAACTTCATATCAGTGAAAAAACTGGCCGTGGTGTTCCAAAAATTACCAGCACATACGGAAAAAGTGCATACGAATTTCATGAAAACTCTATTGTTGTAAAAATCCCTTTTAATTGGATTAACAATATGGGTGATAAAGTGGGTAATAAAACGGGTGATAATTCAAAATTAAATAATACTCAGTCCAAGATTTTTTCAGAAATCCGAAATAATCCAAATATTACAAAACCTCAAATTGCACAGTTGGTCGGAGTTGGAAAGACTACCGTTGATAATGCAATTGCAGTTCTCAAACAGAAAGGTTATATAAAACGCTCAGGTTCCAATAAAACTGGTTTCTGGGAAATATTAAATGCAGGAGAAATTGAGAAATGAAGAAGATTTTTTTTATAGTTTGTTTGATTTTTATAAGCACTTTCTCATGGAGCCAGAATGTTGAAATAATGAAAAGGATTCCTTTTGGAACTGAGGGTGCATTTAATTATTCATCCTCTTGGGATGAAAACGAAGGTTCTGCTCCTGAACTCAGTGTTTTAGCGTCCTTTGAAAACATGATGATAGTTTATGACGGAAAGAATTATTATGAATTAAATCTTATTAGTAAAAAACTTAAGAAGAAACTGTCCTTAAAAAATAATGCCCCTTATACTGGAACCCAAATATATGGAAATCTTTCAGACGGTTTTCTTTATGGAAATGTTGGAGCTGGTGCAGGACAGAATGAAGATTATCTGATTATTTATCATAAAGGAAATGAATATAAAATCGAAAACAAAACAAGCCTTTTCCCATATGGAATTTATGATTATGCATCCTTCCTTTGCTTAGATGATACAGTTTTCTTTATGACTACTGGAAAAACACTTGTTTGCATTCAATTAAAAAAAGATGGTACTTATACTGTTAAAAATGAAAGAGAAACCTCTGAATATCTGGATAAAGGGATGGCAGAGAAACTTGGCTTTATCTTTACAAGAAATAAAAAGGGCAATATTTCAAGAATCTGTATAGGTGATTATTCACTAAATAGAAGTTCAGATGGGATTAATTATTGGAAACGAAGAAATGATACATTCCAAATTATGAATCCACAATATCAAGACAAAAAAAATATAGACTCTTTTTCACAAAATCCTGGTTTTCCTGTATATACTCTGACCGGGACAGATTTAAAGGGCTTTCATTATTTTATGAGATTTGATAGTGAAAATGGAAGATTTTCAAATGATAATCCTGGCTTTAATGTAAAGTTTTCTATTGCAGTTTTGACTCCTTTTGATAGTAAACTTTATATTTATGAAGATTACAAAGAAAATGAATGGAATCCTGCCCGCAATAAAGCAGGAAAACCAATCTGCAAAACTTCGTTTTATATAGCTCCAGATGGAAGTATTTATTTTTCTGATTGCAATGCTCAGAATAAAGAATGGTTGATTAAGAAGATTCCAAACAGATTATATGATCAGTTAGATGTAGATATCAGCCATATCGGAATAATTATAAACAACAATATTCCGCTTTACGAAAATGCAAATTCATCTTCAGCTGCAAATGGAAACAATTATGAAAACGACATAGTTTTGCAAAAAGAGACAAAAGGCAATTGGAGTAAAATTCAAAAACTAGATGGTCGCGAAGGCTGGGTAGAAACGAAGTTCATCAATTTTGATAATCAGCAATCAACATCATTTACAAACGTAGCGGTTAACAAAATAATGAGTTGCAATGATAATTTGCGTCTGCGTTCAGAAGAAGCAACTTCAAGCAATGTAATTACAACCATGCAAAAAGGGACAAAAGTCAAAATCCTGAAACTTGGCAAAGCAGAAACAATCGATGGCATAAACAGCAACTGGGTACAGGTAGAAGTTCTTTCTGATGCAAAAAATAAAGACGGTAAAGAAATAAAATCAGGCACAATAGGCTGGTGCTACGGCGGATATTTGGAATAAGGTTTGAATATGAAGAAGAGACTTTTACTTACAGCAATTATTCTCGCAATGAGCGTTTTATGTTTCGCTTTGGAAGTGGAAAAACTTGGAGAAATAAAAGATATATATTATAGAGATGGTATCGCAGGTGGACCCGGAAGTCCAAATGAGCTTGCCATAAATGAAGTTGATAACACAATAAAAATCATTAATAGCACATCTGATTTTACTTATTATGATTTGACTACTCTGGAAGGTGTCAAAAAAACTGAATATCGGAATACCTTTGGTTTGATGCAAATTGAATTGGGAGATTTCGATATAAGTTGCCATAGTGATGTTTTAATTCTGGAAAAAGACAATGAACAGATTCAATATATAGCCGGATATGAAAATATCAAGTCTGGAATCAGTTTCATTCTCAAAAAAGATAATGGCTACATAATTTATTATGTAAATGAAGATGGATTTCCAAGTGCTGTAGATACCACCGGCCGTATCTATTCAGAAGAATAAGCAATGGCATATTTGAAAAAATATGACCCGGAAAAATACGAGCAGAGCAAGAGTACTTCTGGTGAATTAGAACTCTACAATGATTTTATTCGCAATCGTGTCCTTATCTGGGGAAAAACTCATTACATGAAACACAATGTAATGGTGCAATATGACCTTCAAGGAAATTATTATTTTATGCAAGACTTTGGAAGCCTTGGTTCTGACATTGGATGTTACTTTAATGATAAGTGTATTTTTTACAAATTTACTGAAGGATTAAATCCATACTCTGAAATAATCAAGAACTGTAAAGATGATGATTATTATAGCTCCAGCTGGTATCTTGGGTTCGGCGGCAACATCTACTACTACATAGCCGGCGAAGAATATACCGAAGTATTCCGCATCCGCCGCACCTGGGGTGATCCAGATTTTTATGCTATGGCCATCAACGGCTACACAGACGACTCTTACGGCCAGTACGTAAACAAGGTTCTTCCAACTTTGAGCAAAGCAGAACTCCGTCTTTTGAGAAATACAATCTTTGCCATCTATGGCGTTCACTTTAAAAGCGCAGACCTTTCAACTCATTTCAACAAACAAGTCTGGTACACAGATGAAGGCAAAACATCTGGTGAAGTGACGCTTCCGGCGCATCGTCAGAAGCTTGTTGAGATGATACAAAAGTTAGAGAAATAATCAAAATCTATCTGGAGTTAAAAGAAATGAAAAAGACATTCATATTTATAACTTTACTTTTCATAAGCACATTTTTATGGTGTCAGAATGTTGAATTTAAAAAAATTAAACAATTTAAGAATGATAAGGCATCTGTTTATATTAGAGAAGAGGTCAATCCTCAGGATGATATTACTGGTAACGATATCTTTTTTGATGCTGATGGAAATTTTATGATTTATCAGCGTGACAAGAAATTGATGCTTTTCACCAATAAAGATTTAGAGATTGAAACACAGATAAAAATTAATACAGATACATCTTTGCAGACTTTCCAAACAATTGAAAATAATATTTTTATGGGAAACCATACCGAAGCATTCTATTTTAATAAAAATGGTTCTGAGTTTTTTCGAGTAAATATTTATTCAATATTAAATAAGCTTAATGGAGGGGACAGTAATTGGTTCACTGATTGTTATTATGATGAAGAAAAAGATATTTTGTTTTTTACATACCCTCATAATTCGGTAAACAGCATAGTAAATCCTTCTTTTGATGAAGTTCAGAATCAGAAAAATTTCCGTAATGCAGAAGAAACAAGTAAACTTCTTAAAAATGGAAATTATGATCCTCATCTGACTTTAGATTCAGATAATGATTTATATATTGATGGAGTCAGATGCAGATGGAATGCAACAGCTTATGAAACTACAGATTATGTAATTACTCTAAATAACAAGCGTAAAACTATTAGGGTTTTTGACAGAAAAGAAAGTGAGGTGTTATATTACACCATTCCTGAGAATGAAACCGAAGAATCCATCACCTATCATCCAAACGGCGACTGGTATTTCCTGACTATAAACTGGACAACAGACACTCACACCCTTTGGCGAATCGAAAATACCTGGGATTCACAGTGGCGCGAGCAGTGGAATAAAGAACACATCAATTTTGATAATCAGGATTCAGCTTCATCAACAAACGTAGCTGTAAGCAAAGTAATGACTTGCAACGACAATCTTCGCCTTCGTTCTCAGGAAGCAACATCAAGCAGTGTAATCACAACCATGCAAAAAGGCACAAAAGTCAAAATCCTGAAACTTGGCAAAGCAGAAACTATCGATGGAATAAACAGCAACTGGGTACAGGTAGAAGTTCTTTCTGACGCGAAAGACAAAGACGGCAATGAAATAAAATCGGGTACCACAGGCTGGTGCTACGGCGGATATTTGGAATAAGTTCTTTTTGCGAAGAACTTGTTATGGTAAAGATAATAAAAATAAAATCCAAACTTTCAACTGCTTAATTATATGTAATATATGGGGTAAGTTTGAAAAGTTTGGATTTATAAAAAGAAGGGATAACGGCAGGCATAGCCTGCCTCTGCCGCTATTTTTTAAGGATAATCCTAAAACGACCCGCTGTCGCAGCTCGTTTTTTAACGGATTCTCTATAAGAGCGGGGATTCATCCCCCTCCTTTTCATATTTTCTTTTCTATGATAATATACTCAAATTATGGATTTACTGAAAAAGCTTGATGAATGTGAGAAGCGCTTTAAAGTTGTAAGCGACCTTGTAATGGATCCGAATCTTGTAAAGGACCCGAAGAAGTACAAGGACACAATGCGTGAGCACGGATACCTGACTGAAGTTTGTGCACTTTATGACGAATACAAAAAGGTTTTGAGCGGTATCCAGGACGCTAAGGAAATGATTACGGCAGAAGATGATGCCGAGATGAAGGAAATGGCTCGCGAGGAGCTTAAGGAACTGGAAGAAAGACAGCCTAAGCTTGAAGAGGATATTAAACTGAAGCTTGTTCCGCCTGATCCTCTTGATGAGAAAAATATTATTCTTGAAATCCGCTCGGCTGCGGGTGGTGACGAAGCTTCGCTTTTTGTACGAGACCTTTGGGAAATGTATACACACCTCGCTGAACGCAAGGGCTGGAAAACTGAAACTATGGAAGCTCAGGAAACTGAAGTTGGTGGTTTCAACAAGATTGTAACTTCTATCAGCGGTAAGTTTGTATATGGTACACTTCGCTGGGAATCTGGTGTTCACCGTGTTCAGCGTGTTCCTCAGACAGAAAGCCAGGGACGTCTGCAGACTTCTACTGCAACTGTTGCTGTTCTTCCTGAAGCTGAAGAAACTGAAATTGAAATTAAACCGGGCGACGTTCGCGTTGACGTAATGCGTGCCGGTGGACCTGGTGGACAGTGTGTAAACACAACTGACTCTGCCGTTCGTCTTACTCATATTCCGACAGGTCTTGTTGTTATTCAGCAGGATGAAAAGTCTCAGATTAAGAATAAGGAAAAGGCTTTCCGAGTACTCCGTGCCCGCCTCTTCGACCTTGAAGAAAGCAAAAAGCAGGAAGAGCGTGCAGCTGCCCGCTCAAGCATGGTAGGTTCTGGTGCCCGCTCTGAAAAGATCCGCACTTACAACTTCCCTCAGGACCGCGTAACTGATCACCGCATCAACTATTCGGCTCATAACCTTCCTTCTTTCATGATGGGCGAAATGGACGATATGCTCGATGCATTGAACGTTTACGCTAAGGAAGAGCAGTTGAAGTCGGATATCACTGAACTTTAATTTGATGTAGGGGGGAAGTCTCCCCCCGCGGCTGCACTTCGTTGCAGCCTACCCCTTCCAGCGGGGGACACCCCCGCAACGCCTCCGCTATGACAATTCGTGAATATAAGAATCAAATAATCAAAACAATTTCATCTTCCGCATCTCCACAACTAGATGCAGAAATCCTGTTATGCCATTTTCTGAACTACAATAAAACACAGCTTCTTATGAATCAAAATCAGGAATTGTCAGACGCCACAAAAACTAAAATAGACGACGCTGTTGCCCGACGCGCAACAGGACTTCCTATTGCGTATATCACCGGACACAAGGAATTTTACGGTTACGACTTTATCGTAACTCCAGACGTTTTAATTCCAAAGCCAGACACAGAGATTTTAGTAGAACGCGCTGTAGACGTTATTCTATCGATGATGGATGCACGCGGTGAGAACCTTTTAACAGTTTGTGATATGTGTACCGGTAGCGGCTGTATTGCAGTTGCAGTGGCTAAGACTCTGCTTGAAGACGAAAGAGTTCCGGCTGAACAGCTGCCAAAGTTTACACTTGCCGACATCTCAGAACCTGCGCTCGATATAGCACGACGAAATGTTGCTGCCCTGCTCGGGGACAGGCCGGACAGCACGCTTATTCTCTCGCGCTTTAACTTTGTGCGCACTAACCTCTTTGATGCAATTTCTGAAGCAATTAAATATGATGTGATTCTTTCTAACCCGCCGTACATTCCGCACACAATGGTGGATGAACTTTTACAGGACGGTCGCAGCGAACCGCGCCTCGCACTCGACGGCGACATAACAATAGACGGCGATCGCGCCACAAATGACCGCGGCGAGCCTGCTGATGATGGACTAGCGATAATCCGGAACTTAATTCCGCAGGCTGCTGCACACCTCGCACCGCGCGGTTCAATTATTATGGAAACCGGCGAGTACAACGCAGAAGCAACAGCCGAGTTCGCGGAGGCAGCCGGCTTTAATACGGAGATTCACAGAGATCTCGAAGGCCAGCTCCGCGTAGTCGAGATTTACTAGAACTCAACAGCTTTTGTAAAGAACAAACTGATTCCCTCGTTCGGGAAGCGCTGTTTTACTTTTTCTACGACTTCATTTACCTTGCGGGCATCTGCTTCTTCAACATACGAAAAAAGCACAAAGTTCATTTCCGGCCAGATGGTGTCACCAAGCTTTTTAGTGTGAGAACCGCGGCCGTGGATTTCCGGAATTACGGTATATTGAATTGAAGGAATCTCTTTTTCAAGAGCTTCTGTAATATCTTCCTGAACAGACTGGTTCGAAATTATTTCAGCACGATAAAGTTCTGACATTATTCATCCTCCTCCCAGCGGCTTTTATCGTAATCACCGGTGTTTTCAACATGCTCAACCACCGGGCGAGCACCGCGCTTTCTCATTACCAGGCTGTACAATACCGGAATTACCAGCAGTGTAATAAACGTACTGGAAATCAAACCACCTACTACAGCAATGGCAATAGGGCGAACCATACTTGACTGGCCTTCTGTTGTAAAACACATCGGGAGCATACCAAGAATTGTTGTAAGGGTTGTCATCAATACCGGACGGAAACGGCTCTTTCCAGCTTCAAAGCAGGCATTCTTAAGCTCGACACCACGTCCTACAAGAATATTCGTGTAGTCAACAAGAATAATACCGTTATTTACAACAATACCAATCAGCATGATAACACCGACTGCTGTCATGAAGGAAAGTGCTTCTCCAATAATCTTATGAATCAGAATTACACCAATGATAATGAACGGCATTGTTGCAAGGTTGATAAGCGGAGCCTTGAACGACTCGTAGGTTGCAGCCATTACACCAAATACCAGCAGAATTGCCATAATCGCAATCTTAAGATAGAAGCCGTACTGGCTCATTGTTTCTTTCCAGGCTCCCTTATAATTAACTACAACTGAATCTGGAATAATAACATTTTCCTGAATGGCGGCCTTAATTTCTTCTTCAATTACGTTGTCGTTTTCTTCTGTAAGATTGCTTGCGCGAACGTGAATGATTCGCTTCTGGCTTTCACGGCGGATAGAAACCGGACCGAGGCCTTTTTTAATCGATGCAAAGTTTGCAACGCTGACCATTCCGCCGTTTCCACGAACGTAAATGGATTCAAGGTCGTTGATTGTCTTGCGATCTTCCGGACGGTAAGCAACTACTACGCTGTAATCTTTTCCGTTGCTCTTGTAAGTACAGGCGGTAGAACCGTTAATCGCATAGTTGATTTCGCGTGCGACGGTTGCAATGTCTACACCCATGTTGTAGGCGCGTTCACGGTCAATAACAATTTCAACCTGAGGAAGTCCCTTATCCATACTTACAGAAGGCTCGCTGATTTTCTTGTTTGCAGAAATAACTTCACGGATTTCTTCTGCAGTATTCAAAGCCGCATCAAGATCATCTGAAAGAAGAACGACATCTACACTGCTTCCCATCCACTGACCACGGAAACCTTCGCTAAAGGAAAGTCGTGCACTAGGGAATTCTGCAAAATGCTTACGGAGCTTATTCTGCATATCCTGAGCAGAATCAATCTGCTTTGCAGTTTCCGGAAGAGCAATTGTGATGGAACCGCGGTTTGTATTACGACCACCAATTGAAGTAGTTACAGTTTTAATTCCTTTACATTCGGCTTTAACATATGCCTCAAGTGCAAGTACGACCTCTTTTGTTTCTTCAAAAGGAGTTGCAGTTGCCATATTGATATTCAATTGAACCTGATCATCACGGCCGGCTGGAATCTGATTAATCTGCATTGTCGGAATAAAGGCAAAAGAAATTACAAGTACACAGACAGCAGCAACAATTGTAATCAGACGGTTATCAAGGGCTGCTTTTAATACGCGTGAATACAAACGGATAAAGAACTGAATTATTCCTTCAAAAAATCCGTATAGTCTTTTCAGCACAGGATTTGAAACAGGTTTTTCATTTCTGTTTGAAAGCGGAAAGAATTTTCCTGCCAAAACAGGAACAAGGAAAATAGCAACCAGCAGAGAAGAAACAAGGGCAATTACAATTGTAAAAATTGCAGCCTTAAACATCTGCCCCATAAATCCAAGATCTTTAATAAAGAAGATAAATGGAAGGAATACACAGATTGTTGTAAGGTTTCCTGATGTTACCGACATGAGCATTTCCTGTGAACCAAGAATTGCAGAAGTACGAGGCTTAGCACCACGCTGCCTGTAAGCATAAATATTATCAATCATTACGATAGACGCATCTACAATCATACCTACACCAAGAATCAGACCTGTAAGGGTCATCATATTTAATGTAAGTCCAAACATACTCATTGCAAACAGAGTAATGATAATTGAAAGAGGAATAGAAATCGAAATGATAATTGTTGACTTAAAGTTTTGAAGGAAGATAAACAGAATGATAACCGCAAGAATAAGTCCCTGCCAGGCAGAAGTAATCAAAGTATTGATTGTTTCGCGGATAGCGTCTGTTGAATCCTGAATGATTTCAAGAGTAACATCCGGCGGAAGATTCTGCTCTGCCTGATCAATCTTTTTATAAACATTATTTGCTACAGTTACAGAGTTTGCATCTGACTGCTTTGTAACACTGATATAAACACCTTTTTCACCATTGATGAACGATTCCTGTGTTGTATCGCTGTAACCGATTGTTGCTTCACCTATATCTCGAAGTCTGATTGCATAACCGTTGATAATAGAAATTACAGTATCATTAATTTCATCAAGGCTTGTATATTCACCAGTTGTTCGAACAATATAGTTTCTGTGTCCTTCCTGAACCTTACCACCACCAAGTTCAAGATTCTGTTTTGAAAGAGCACCTGTAACAGTTGGAACTGTAAAGCCGTAAGCAGCCATTCTGTTCTGATCAAGTTTTACATTTACCTGTGCAGAACGTCCACCATAAACTTCAGCTTCACCTACACCATCAGCCTGTTCAAGAATACTTACTACATTGCTCTCGGCAATTGATTTTAAGTCATCTACAGAACGGTTACCACGGATAAGGATTCGCATGATTTCGCCGCTGTCTCCAGTGAAGCGGAAAATTGTAGGAGTTCCCGCATTATCAGGAAGACCTCGCTTTACTCTATCAAGCTTATCGCGGACATCATTCATTGCAGCTGTCAAATCAGTTCCATACTCAAACTCAAGGGAAACGTTAGAAGAACCTTCATTCGAAGTTGATGTAAGATTCTTAAGACCGTTTACGCTCATAACAGCACTTTCAATCATCTTTGTAATAGACTTTTCAACAGACTCAGGGTCTGCGTTTGGATAAGATGTATTGATTGAAAGAGAAGGATTTTCGATTTCCGGCATAAGTGCAGTTGCTACATTGCTCAGGGTAAAAATACCAATCATTCCAAGCAGAGCAAAAACAATCAGAATCAATACCGGATGTTCAAGTGTTTTTCTGCTTAAACTCATTATTTTTTACCCTCTGGCTTTGGACTTTTTTCATCACCTTTATCTGCAGGTGGTGCTTCTACAAACTCCACGTTGCCGCTGATATCACGAACTTTTGCACCTTCATAAAGTGAAAGCATACCTTCAAGAACAACAACTTCACCGGCAGCAAGACCATCAGTAACCTGATTGTAACCGTCGATATTTTTTCCACGGGTTACCTTGCGCTTTGTAACAGTGCTATCATCTTTTACAACATACAGATAATATTCATCACTGTTTTCAACAAAGGCATCCTGAGGAATAACCGGATAGCCTCCAAAATCAACAGTAAAAAGCTTAACGCGGGCAAACATACCGGCATTAACCTTGTCATATTTTTTATCAAAATTCAAAATGATTTCTTTTGTACGTGTAGCAGGATCTACAACTGGAGAAATACGAACAACTGAAGCAATAAACTTTTCTTCGCCATAAGCCTGAAGTGTGATTTCTGCCTTCTGACCGATTGCGATATCTGCAACATATCGCTCCGGCACCTTTGCTGTAATCTGAAGATTGTTGATATCACCTATTTTTGTGATTACTGAATTTGCACTAACCTTTTGGCCGATTTTTACAGGAGAGGTAATGATACTTCCGTCGATTGGAGCTGTAACAGGGCTTTTTGCATAATAACTTCCAGGCTCAGACGGGTCGATATAAGCAATAATGTCGCCCTGCTTTACTGAAGAGCCGAGAGAAACCAGCATCTCTACAACCTTACCCCCTATAGAAGGAAAAACTTCAATTGATTTCTGAGTTTCAATTTCACCGTTTGTATAAACGAAATCTGTAATTGTTTTCTTTTCTGCTACAGTTGTACGAACTGCAGTTGCTGTCTGTGGACCTCGGCCTCCAAAACCTCCGAATCCACCAGACGCTGAGTTTTTATTTTTTGCTGAGCGGGTTATTAAAAATACTGCACCAGCTGTAACAGCAAGAATGGCAATCAGAATAATTGCCGTAGTTGTAGTTTTTTTCCTGTCCATATATACCTCTTAATTTTTCCTAATTTATTTTATTCGTTTCCCAAAGATCCAAATGGAACTCCGAGTGTATTTTCCAGATCTAAAACAGCGCAAATCAGATTGTAAATATGAGATTCTCTGTCTGTTTTTGCTTTAAGAAGTGAATCTGAAGCGTTCTGCAAAGTAAGTAAATCGCGTGAACCGTGATTATAGGCAGTAAGAGTCATATCATAAGATTTCTGCGCAATTTCTACATTGCGGTTCAGCATCTCCATCTGACTCTGCTTCTGAAGAATATTTTTTATACTGTTCTCAAGATTAAGGGATGCTGTTGTCTTTTCATCTTCAAGCTGCAATTCGAGATCTTTTAAAGCTCCCTTTTGTGCTGCAATACTAAGAGCTCCATTTGACCATGGAAGATATCCATCTAGAGGAATTCTTACTCCAAACGACAAACTATGACTTTCATTTTCATTTGCTTTAGTAATATCTTCTGTTTTATCAGACAATCTATTCATTCCCCAGGAATATGAGGCCGAAATTGAAGGTGCATAAGCAGAAAAGCGAGTTGCAAGCAGCGAGTTTTTCTGTTGTTCAATATTTGTCTGAATCTTCTTTACTGAAGGAAGCTCCTCTACAGTCTGCGTAACTGTAAAAGTTTCAGGAGGAATTGCATCCGAAAGAGATCCTGAAAGTTCAATTTTTTCATCCTGCGAAATACCAAGAGTCTGCTTAAAGGAAGCCATATTATTCTGATAAGCTATTTCTGCAGATTCTATTGTCGGGCGCTGGCTTTCATAGCTGTACTGAGACTGCAAAAGGTCGAGTTCAGAAAGCTGGCCGCGGTTATATTTATCGCGGTTATTTTCATAACGAAGACGTGCTGTTTCCATATTACGCTTCTGGAGAGATATACTTTCTTTTGTATACAAAAGAGAGTAAAAAAGCTTTCTTACACTCAGTTCAACCTGACGAACAGCATCCTCATAAGAAGTTTTTCCACTTTCAAACTTAAGTCGAGCTTCCTTTATTGAAGTATAAAGTGAAGGTGTAAGAGAAAGACTGACAGAAGCACTAAAGCTATAAGTATACTTATTTGAAGCTTCTTTTTCTGTAAGCAAACCATCAAAAGGAATTTCATAGGATCCGCTTAAAGAGGCAGACGGACTTACACCATTCCAGGAAGTCTTATTACGCTTATCCAGTGCGTCCAGAGTAATTTTCTGACGTTTAAGGGAAATATTGTTATCTGCAGCAAGAACTACTGCATCTTCCACTGTAATAACTCTAGATTTCTCAGTTGCAGTCTGCGCATACAGTGAAAATGACGCAGCCACAATCATTGTAAAAATTAAACGTTTCATATTATACTTTCCATATTAAATTATACTAAAATTACAAGCTTTTTTATAGAAAATTACTGTCATTTTTTAGAATTATCTGTTATTTTTATG
The Treponema bryantii DNA segment above includes these coding regions:
- a CDS encoding PG0541 family transporter-associated protein codes for the protein MSELYRAEIISNQSVQEDITEALEKEIPSIQYTVIPEIHGRGSHTKKLGDTIWPEMNFVLFSYVEEADARKVNEVVEKVKQRFPNEGISLFFTKAVEF
- a CDS encoding HemK/PrmC family methyltransferase, whose product is MTIREYKNQIIKTISSSASPQLDAEILLCHFLNYNKTQLLMNQNQELSDATKTKIDDAVARRATGLPIAYITGHKEFYGYDFIVTPDVLIPKPDTEILVERAVDVILSMMDARGENLLTVCDMCTGSGCIAVAVAKTLLEDERVPAEQLPKFTLADISEPALDIARRNVAALLGDRPDSTLILSRFNFVRTNLFDAISEAIKYDVILSNPPYIPHTMVDELLQDGRSEPRLALDGDITIDGDRATNDRGEPADDGLAIIRNLIPQAAAHLAPRGSIIMETGEYNAEATAEFAEAAGFNTEIHRDLEGQLRVVEIY
- a CDS encoding TolC family protein — protein: MKRLIFTMIVAASFSLYAQTATEKSRVITVEDAVVLAADNNISLKRQKITLDALDKRNKTSWNGVSPSASLSGSYEIPFDGLLTEKEASNKYTYSFSASVSLSLTPSLYTSIKEARLKFESGKTSYEDAVRQVELSVRKLFYSLLYTKESISLQKRNMETARLRYENNRDKYNRGQLSELDLLQSQYSYESQRPTIESAEIAYQNNMASFKQTLGISQDEKIELSGSLSDAIPPETFTVTQTVEELPSVKKIQTNIEQQKNSLLATRFSAYAPSISASYSWGMNRLSDKTEDITKANENESHSLSFGVRIPLDGYLPWSNGALSIAAQKGALKDLELQLEDEKTTASLNLENSIKNILQKQSQMEMLNRNVEIAQKSYDMTLTAYNHGSRDLLTLQNASDSLLKAKTDRESHIYNLICAVLDLENTLGVPFGSLGNE
- a CDS encoding efflux RND transporter periplasmic adaptor subunit yields the protein MDRKKTTTTAIILIAILAVTAGAVFLITRSAKNKNSASGGFGGFGGRGPQTATAVRTTVAEKKTITDFVYTNGEIETQKSIEVFPSIGGKVVEMLVSLGSSVKQGDIIAYIDPSEPGSYYAKSPVTAPIDGSIITSPVKIGQKVSANSVITKIGDINNLQITAKVPERYVADIAIGQKAEITLQAYGEEKFIASVVRISPVVDPATRTKEIILNFDKKYDKVNAGMFARVKLFTVDFGGYPVIPQDAFVENSDEYYLYVVKDDSTVTKRKVTRGKNIDGYNQVTDGLAAGEVVVLEGMLSLYEGAKVRDISGNVEFVEAPPADKGDEKSPKPEGKK
- a CDS encoding efflux RND transporter permease subunit; its protein translation is MSLSRKTLEHPVLILIVFALLGMIGIFTLSNVATALMPEIENPSLSINTSYPNADPESVEKSITKMIESAVMSVNGLKNLTSTSNEGSSNVSLEFEYGTDLTAAMNDVRDKLDRVKRGLPDNAGTPTIFRFTGDSGEIMRILIRGNRSVDDLKSIAESNVVSILEQADGVGEAEVYGGRSAQVNVKLDQNRMAAYGFTVPTVTGALSKQNLELGGGKVQEGHRNYIVRTTGEYTSLDEINDTVISIINGYAIRLRDIGEATIGYSDTTQESFINGEKGVYISVTKQSDANSVTVANNVYKKIDQAEQNLPPDVTLEIIQDSTDAIRETINTLITSAWQGLILAVIILFIFLQNFKSTIIISISIPLSIIITLFAMSMFGLTLNMMTLTGLILGVGMIVDASIVMIDNIYAYRQRGAKPRTSAILGSQEMLMSVTSGNLTTICVFLPFIFFIKDLGFMGQMFKAAIFTIVIALVSSLLVAIFLVPVLAGKFFPLSNRNEKPVSNPVLKRLYGFFEGIIQFFIRLYSRVLKAALDNRLITIVAAVCVLVISFAFIPTMQINQIPAGRDDQVQLNINMATATPFEETKEVVLALEAYVKAECKGIKTVTTSIGGRNTNRGSITIALPETAKQIDSAQDMQNKLRKHFAEFPSARLSFSEGFRGQWMGSSVDVVLLSDDLDAALNTAEEIREVISANKKISEPSVSMDKGLPQVEIVIDRERAYNMGVDIATVAREINYAINGSTACTYKSNGKDYSVVVAYRPEDRKTINDLESIYVRGNGGMVSVANFASIKKGLGPVSIRRESQKRIIHVRASNLTEENDNVIEEEIKAAIQENVIIPDSVVVNYKGAWKETMSQYGFYLKIAIMAILLVFGVMAATYESFKAPLINLATMPFIIIGVILIHKIIGEALSFMTAVGVIMLIGIVVNNGIILVDYTNILVGRGVELKNACFEAGKSRFRPVLMTTLTTILGMLPMCFTTEGQSSMVRPIAIAVVGGLISSTFITLLVIPVLYSLVMRKRGARPVVEHVENTGDYDKSRWEEDE